The proteins below are encoded in one region of Desulfonatronum thioautotrophicum:
- a CDS encoding type II toxin-antitoxin system RelE/ParE family toxin, whose protein sequence is MMSPPILVPEAKADVADAYLWYEDQCLGLGMEFLRCVEAALLSIQRSPLIYPKVHPKVHETYRRTLVRRFPFTIFFEFDDSENQCIVYSVFHCSHDPEKWRGRLPQ, encoded by the coding sequence ATGATGTCGCCGCCGATACTTGTTCCTGAGGCCAAGGCGGATGTGGCGGATGCATACCTTTGGTATGAAGATCAGTGCCTTGGCCTCGGAATGGAGTTTCTGCGCTGTGTCGAGGCGGCGCTTCTGTCGATTCAGCGTTCGCCGTTGATCTATCCAAAGGTACATCCAAAGGTACATGAGACCTATCGTCGGACGCTGGTCCGCCGCTTTCCTTTCACGATCTTCTTCGAGTTCGACGATTCTGAAAATCAGTGTATCGTCTACTCCGTCTTCCACTGCTCACATGATCCAGAGAAGTGGCGCGGACGCTTGCCTCAATAG
- a CDS encoding PDDEXK nuclease domain-containing protein codes for MANQQVKGIETSYPLLAPVAEVVEAFGKIKASLEAQGVLLSDLGLIIAATALSRNLTAVDAQIKNEQDNPTIGLLLCKSKNKVVAEYALRDNAQPLGIAEYKLLETLPEPLHSSLPTIEQIEQELEGREI; via the coding sequence TCCTATCCGCTCCTTGCTCCAGTTGCGGAGGTTGTCGAGGCCTTTGGTAAAATTAAGGCATCCCTTGAAGCCCAGGGTGTGCTGCTTTCGGATCTGGGCTTGATCATCGCCGCCACGGCTTTGTCCCGCAACCTGACCGCCGTTGATGCCCAGATAAAAAACGAACAGGACAATCCCACGATTGGTTTGCTGCTCTGCAAGAGCAAAAACAAGGTGGTGGCGGAATACGCCCTGCGCGACAACGCACAGCCGCTGGGCATCGCGGAATACAAGCTGTTGGAGACCTTGCCGGAGCCTTTGCACAGCAGCTTGCCGACAATCGAACAAATCGAGCAGGAGTTAGAAGGAAGGGAGATATGA
- a CDS encoding addiction module protein — MTTAIQELETLPVSERIQLVEDLWDSIARSNADIPIPRWQKDELERRKQNYLRNPDSGRTWDQVKQDILQSR, encoded by the coding sequence ATGACTACAGCAATTCAAGAGCTTGAGACGTTGCCGGTTTCCGAGCGAATACAACTCGTTGAGGATCTGTGGGACAGCATAGCACGCAGCAATGCGGACATACCAATCCCACGGTGGCAGAAGGATGAGTTGGAGCGTCGGAAGCAGAACTACCTGCGAAATCCCGATTCAGGACGGACGTGGGACCAAGTCAAGCAGGACATACTCCAGTCCCGATGA